One Candidatus Ornithobacterium hominis genomic region harbors:
- a CDS encoding SusC/RagA family TonB-linked outer membrane protein, which produces MIKIIITGIILVQSSWAVAQVMQVSGKVKDKDGFPIYDATVLVKESKAETSTDNDGNFTIKAGKGQTLEISFLGMETKKVKIKSSYVDVTLKESGHVEIGEIVATGYQKIESRVFTGASASVKLNEIKLDGVADVSRMLEGRVAGLTIQNVTGTFGSAPRINIRGGASILGNTQPLWVIDGAVYEDMVSLDLDQLASGDAVTLISSAIAGINAEDIENIQVLKDASATSYYGARAMNGVIVITTKSGKRNGENKVSYSYEQSFRSIPSYSNFDLLNSQETMSIYQEMENKGYFNLRNTLYGRRSGVYHQYYKAVSTINPETGDYYLPNTEDSAYEFFKQKEYANTNWFKHLFTINPIRNHSISFSGGGKNAAFYSSLGFYSDEGWSIIDKAQRLSANLKGSFFINDKFTTTLTVQGSIRDQKAPGTFTQRKNNNIGSYERDFDINPFSYALTTSRTLSPKNGKGAYEYYRNNWAPFNILEEYKNNYIDLNVLDLKIQADAKYKIHPNLEVQGLVSLRQANTSSSHFIKENSNVVKAFRANETPQVASENIYLLRDPANPLLQPQIPLTHGGIFNKTETVLRSYLGRLSIDYQLRREEHDFKAFGFTEVRLADRTTNPFQGYGIQYDRGNQIFTNPLVFRKLINEGSSYFSYGQRYDRGITFSGSSTYGYAGKYIVNAVANFEGSNTAGTGAGGRWLPTWNVGGKWNIDKENFMADMPFSLLAVRASYGLTAKMNEHAINSNALYKNYIIPRLDFNERENALKIYHLENRDLTWEKMYELNLGIDAGFLKNRLSITLDAYQRNSFDLIDLVRTSGIGGQYYKYANFGDMQTRGIEFSIRSNNIKTSNFSWNTNLVYSYMKQRITRLRNQPNAFDLVSGTGRGNMQGFARGSLFSYNFQGLNNVGLPTFDFGLYPISQGEYANIAGADFSDSQYVKTYLIYHGPTEPTMTGGITNSFQWKNLEFSFFITMQAGNKIRLNRTFDPTYGDLNVFTKDYYKRWLNPGDEYHTNVPVLPSQKLIEVVGRENIERAYNTYHYSQERIADGSFVRLKNISLGYKLSEELSKKFNISSVALRMQIINPFLIYADKRLNGQDPEFYRVGGVSLPSPTQYTLSINLNF; this is translated from the coding sequence GTAAAAGAAAGCAAAGCAGAAACCTCAACAGACAATGATGGAAACTTCACCATCAAAGCAGGAAAAGGACAAACTTTAGAAATTAGTTTCTTAGGAATGGAAACTAAAAAAGTCAAGATTAAATCCAGCTATGTAGATGTTACCTTGAAAGAATCAGGACACGTAGAGATAGGAGAAATCGTAGCAACGGGCTACCAAAAGATAGAGAGTCGAGTCTTTACGGGAGCTTCTGCTTCTGTGAAATTAAATGAAATTAAATTAGATGGGGTAGCAGATGTTTCTCGAATGTTGGAGGGGCGAGTAGCTGGTCTCACAATTCAAAATGTGACGGGAACATTTGGTTCAGCACCACGGATTAATATTCGAGGAGGAGCATCTATTCTTGGTAATACACAGCCACTTTGGGTTATAGATGGAGCTGTGTATGAAGATATGGTTTCTCTAGATTTAGACCAATTAGCTTCAGGTGATGCCGTTACACTTATCAGCTCTGCCATTGCAGGGATTAATGCAGAAGATATAGAAAATATACAAGTGCTGAAAGATGCTTCTGCAACATCCTATTACGGGGCAAGGGCGATGAATGGTGTGATTGTTATCACAACAAAATCTGGAAAAAGAAATGGAGAAAACAAAGTTTCTTACTCTTACGAACAAAGCTTTAGAAGCATTCCCTCTTATTCAAATTTTGATTTACTGAACTCCCAAGAAACGATGAGTATTTATCAAGAAATGGAAAATAAAGGGTATTTTAATCTAAGAAATACCCTGTACGGAAGAAGAAGTGGTGTATATCATCAATATTACAAAGCTGTTTCTACAATTAATCCAGAAACGGGAGATTATTATCTTCCTAATACCGAAGATTCTGCCTATGAGTTCTTTAAACAAAAAGAATATGCTAATACGAATTGGTTCAAGCATTTGTTTACGATTAATCCGATTAGGAATCATTCCATTAGTTTTTCTGGCGGAGGGAAAAATGCAGCATTTTATAGCTCACTTGGGTTTTATTCTGATGAAGGGTGGAGTATAATAGATAAGGCACAACGTCTTTCTGCAAATTTGAAAGGCTCTTTCTTTATCAATGATAAATTTACTACGACTTTAACTGTACAAGGTAGCATCAGAGACCAAAAGGCCCCTGGGACATTTACGCAGAGAAAAAATAATAATATAGGTTCTTACGAAAGAGATTTTGATATAAATCCTTTTAGTTATGCGCTCACGACAAGCCGTACTTTGAGCCCAAAAAATGGAAAAGGAGCATATGAATATTATAGAAATAACTGGGCTCCGTTTAATATTTTAGAAGAATATAAAAATAATTATATAGACCTTAATGTTTTGGATTTAAAAATTCAGGCAGATGCTAAATACAAAATCCATCCTAATTTGGAAGTTCAAGGTTTGGTGTCGCTCAGGCAAGCAAACACTTCTTCATCACATTTCATTAAAGAAAATTCCAATGTGGTAAAAGCCTTTCGAGCGAATGAAACGCCTCAGGTGGCGAGTGAAAATATATACCTACTCAGAGATCCTGCAAACCCACTTTTACAACCTCAAATTCCCCTGACACATGGTGGTATTTTTAATAAGACAGAAACGGTATTGAGGAGCTATTTAGGTAGATTATCCATTGATTATCAACTTCGTAGAGAAGAGCATGATTTCAAAGCTTTTGGATTTACAGAAGTAAGGTTAGCAGATAGAACTACTAATCCCTTCCAAGGTTATGGAATTCAGTACGATAGGGGAAACCAAATATTTACAAACCCTTTAGTTTTCCGAAAGCTAATTAATGAAGGGAGCTCATACTTCTCTTACGGTCAGAGATATGATAGGGGGATTACATTTTCAGGAAGCTCCACCTATGGCTATGCAGGAAAATATATTGTAAATGCTGTGGCAAATTTTGAGGGATCAAATACAGCAGGGACAGGAGCTGGGGGGCGATGGTTGCCGACTTGGAATGTAGGAGGGAAATGGAATATAGATAAGGAAAATTTCATGGCAGATATGCCTTTTTCTCTCTTGGCGGTGAGAGCAAGTTATGGTTTGACTGCCAAAATGAACGAACATGCTATAAATTCTAACGCTTTATACAAAAATTATATAATCCCTCGTTTAGATTTTAATGAAAGAGAAAATGCATTGAAAATTTATCATTTAGAAAACAGAGACTTGACTTGGGAGAAGATGTATGAACTAAATCTTGGTATAGATGCAGGATTCTTGAAAAACAGACTGAGTATAACTTTGGATGCTTACCAAAGAAATTCGTTTGATTTAATAGATCTTGTGAGGACTTCTGGAATTGGAGGCCAATATTACAAATATGCTAATTTTGGAGATATGCAAACTAGAGGTATAGAGTTTAGCATAAGGTCAAATAATATCAAAACATCAAATTTTAGCTGGAATACTAATTTGGTTTATTCTTACATGAAACAAAGAATTACAAGACTTAGAAATCAGCCGAATGCTTTTGATCTAGTATCAGGAACAGGGAGAGGAAATATGCAAGGATTTGCACGTGGATCACTTTTCTCATATAATTTTCAAGGCTTAAATAATGTTGGTTTACCAACGTTTGATTTTGGATTATACCCTATTAGCCAAGGAGAGTATGCAAATATTGCAGGTGCAGATTTTTCAGATTCACAATATGTTAAAACTTATCTTATTTACCATGGGCCTACAGAACCCACGATGACAGGAGGTATTACAAATTCCTTTCAATGGAAAAATTTAGAATTTTCATTCTTCATCACAATGCAGGCGGGGAATAAAATCAGATTAAACAGAACCTTTGACCCTACTTATGGAGATTTAAATGTCTTTACAAAAGATTACTACAAACGCTGGCTGAACCCTGGGGATGAATATCATACAAATGTACCTGTATTGCCTTCACAGAAATTAATAGAAGTGGTGGGAAGAGAGAATATAGAACGTGCATATAATACGTATCACTATTCTCAAGAACGGATAGCAGATGGAAGCTTTGTGAGATTGAAGAATATCTCTTTAGGCTATAAGCTTTCTGAAGAGTTAAGTAAAAAATTTAATATTTCTTCAGTGGCACTTCGCATGCAGATAATCAATCCATTTTTAATCTATGCAGATAAAAGGCTCAATGGGCAAGACCCTGAATTTTATCGTGTAGGAGGGGTGTCTTTGCCTTCACCAACACAGTATACGCTCAGTATTAATCTTAATTTTTAA
- a CDS encoding putative zinc-binding metallopeptidase → MKKLIYKSLLLTFVSSLLLSSCREEELSDISVVEENKLHRDNTELDKWIKDSISIPYGINIQYRWDENNTPDNAYVYPADKDKVKEVLQAIKYLLLDTYNHKQAGGKDFMKGKSPIKIYLFGGKNKDDNGIERINNPNATASEMFIYNVNNFDKNNDTEVYILARYLHHQFARKLGEIFPYDRDAFLKISQPRYHNHSTELLKNIVGINDNRRRFFGIEEYANKRSFFTMHSFLSPEDDFSEIISASFTNTFSELERARKAAAEPDYDDDPVVQERYNAEAVQAHKELVEKKNFVEEYFNKEVKINFRRMQIFSVQRLKNYIKK, encoded by the coding sequence ATGAAAAAATTAATTTATAAATCATTACTGCTTACTTTTGTCTCTTCACTTCTTTTGTCTTCTTGCAGAGAAGAAGAATTATCAGACATAAGTGTTGTAGAAGAAAATAAACTCCATCGTGATAACACAGAACTAGATAAATGGATAAAAGATTCTATCAGTATTCCTTATGGAATTAATATTCAGTACCGTTGGGATGAGAATAACACCCCTGACAATGCATATGTTTATCCTGCTGACAAAGACAAAGTAAAAGAAGTACTACAGGCTATAAAATATCTTTTATTAGACACATATAATCATAAACAGGCGGGAGGAAAGGATTTTATGAAAGGGAAATCACCTATAAAAATCTACCTATTTGGCGGGAAGAACAAAGATGATAATGGGATAGAGAGAATTAATAACCCGAACGCTACAGCTTCTGAAATGTTTATCTATAATGTTAATAATTTTGATAAGAATAATGATACAGAAGTCTACATTCTTGCACGCTATTTACATCATCAATTTGCCCGAAAATTAGGTGAAATCTTCCCCTACGATAGGGATGCTTTCCTCAAAATTAGCCAGCCAAGATATCATAATCATTCTACAGAATTGCTGAAAAATATTGTAGGCATAAATGATAATAGAAGACGATTTTTTGGAATAGAAGAATATGCTAATAAAAGAAGTTTTTTTACAATGCATTCCTTTCTTTCTCCAGAAGATGATTTTTCAGAAATAATTAGCGCTTCATTTACCAATACCTTTTCAGAACTTGAAAGAGCACGAAAAGCCGCTGCAGAACCAGACTATGATGATGACCCAGTAGTACAAGAACGCTATAATGCCGAAGCCGTTCAGGCACACAAAGAATTGGTAGAGAAGAAAAATTTTGTCGAAGAATATTTTAATAAAGAAGTGAAAATAAACTTCAGAAGAATGCAAATATTTAGCGTTCAAAGATTGAAGAATTATATAAAAAAATAA
- a CDS encoding DUF4302 domain-containing protein → MKSYLVIFIICLVGLISCDGHEDFGGESPSARNAKSIKKLRDELTSSPHGWQVMYFPKTDSLLFSNHEEILENQGSLQGRLGYGGFMFKMNFSENGTVEMLSDINQESVSTPKESTFEIRQNTYTQLSFTTFNYIHSLVNQKFEGVSDFLYYGEDWEGNLIFKSGKTLSPAKEYIVFKKIKNADIANDLLSKSTENRQFFEAMKNPQIIIRRGGRVFFKSDVYMKSKAITNKPFIDEIFNKRFYIFSVAKKENLDPNIFVPVESSGLGSGYTGTYYGISFRAGIRYNKDLIFYDFEKQGNKFICELMRVYDHKRREFHYVPKHLTNEGEETGYIAEIWDETLRIN, encoded by the coding sequence ATGAAAAGCTATTTAGTAATTTTTATTATATGTTTGGTTGGGCTTATTTCATGTGATGGGCATGAGGATTTCGGAGGAGAATCCCCCTCGGCGAGAAATGCAAAAAGCATAAAAAAATTAAGAGATGAACTAACCTCTTCCCCACACGGATGGCAGGTAATGTATTTTCCTAAGACAGACTCTTTGTTGTTTTCTAATCATGAAGAAATATTAGAAAATCAGGGCTCCCTCCAAGGCAGACTGGGCTACGGTGGCTTTATGTTTAAAATGAATTTTTCTGAAAATGGAACAGTGGAGATGCTATCAGATATAAATCAAGAATCAGTTTCTACTCCCAAAGAAAGCACATTTGAAATCCGCCAAAATACGTATACTCAGTTGAGTTTTACTACATTTAATTATATCCACTCTCTTGTTAACCAGAAATTTGAGGGAGTTTCAGATTTCCTATATTACGGTGAAGACTGGGAAGGGAATTTGATTTTCAAATCAGGGAAAACTCTTTCTCCCGCAAAAGAATATATTGTCTTTAAAAAGATAAAAAATGCTGATATTGCCAATGATTTACTCAGCAAATCAACAGAAAATCGTCAGTTTTTTGAAGCTATGAAAAATCCACAAATTATCATTCGCAGGGGAGGGCGAGTGTTTTTCAAAAGTGATGTTTATATGAAGAGTAAGGCGATTACGAATAAACCTTTCATTGATGAAATATTCAATAAAAGATTTTATATATTTTCAGTTGCCAAAAAAGAAAATTTAGACCCTAATATTTTTGTGCCAGTAGAAAGTTCAGGTTTGGGCTCTGGCTACACAGGAACTTACTATGGGATTTCATTCCGAGCGGGGATACGCTACAATAAAGATTTAATTTTTTATGATTTTGAAAAACAAGGAAATAAATTTATCTGCGAATTAATGCGCGTTTATGACCACAAAAGAAGGGAATTCCACTATGTCCCAAAACATCTTACAAATGAGGGCGAAGAGACAGGCTACATAGCTGAAATATGGGATGAAACACTTAGAATAAATTAA
- a CDS encoding DUF4298 domain-containing protein, which produces MENDKKISTAQFISEMGEIMQETEKMIHELSNIQEKWNKHHMKYSQLMDYYFSKQWQKDMQADEDNYFGDISKGVLSEDGVYNLNGEMYYLALAMMRTAFKYIDNETTE; this is translated from the coding sequence ATGGAAAATGATAAAAAAATAAGTACAGCTCAGTTTATCTCAGAAATGGGAGAAATAATGCAAGAGACTGAAAAGATGATACACGAATTATCAAATATTCAAGAAAAATGGAATAAACATCATATGAAATATTCCCAACTGATGGATTACTATTTCAGCAAGCAATGGCAGAAAGACATGCAAGCCGATGAAGATAATTACTTTGGCGACATATCAAAAGGCGTCCTCAGCGAGGATGGCGTCTATAATTTGAATGGGGAAATGTATTATTTAGCTTTGGCTATGATGCGTACAGCATTTAAGTATATAGATAATGAAACTACAGAATAA
- a CDS encoding DUF4856 domain-containing protein, with the protein MKLSSLLPLLIIGFSSLSISSCEDRISGETVESAYLYPILPTPQYKFSRNGYSSVDFYEISHLDKPIDRIKNYLKQAQMSTRYEYNLVYELFNQGIYDIHPKRYIATSPLHQQNRDEYIQDIENIFENIAKLSGYGTKNPFQTKNTPASKGVGGYVAYGIGYSNRIFVDEKGIDQSELFNRLITGSLYLDKIFNEHLDERIFENENLRSAHEKGILLKGKNYTELEHHWDMAYGYFTKIRPLITFEGIPGLKDIDVKIHDAFARGRHETSRYQHDLALAQMKIVRAELSKAFIAKTMQLLITRNLYANIQEDPKQAFNFITKGYGMIYTLQFIRNADGEIIFKPQETKELMQKLLGENGFWDEERLIADEKTDGSLANIAQIIGNKVNLTIQDFKR; encoded by the coding sequence ATGAAATTATCATCTTTATTACCACTACTCATTATAGGATTTAGCTCACTATCAATCTCTTCTTGCGAAGATAGAATCAGTGGAGAAACCGTAGAGAGTGCTTATTTATATCCTATTTTACCTACACCACAATACAAGTTTAGTAGAAATGGATACAGTAGCGTAGATTTTTATGAAATATCACATCTAGATAAACCTATTGATAGAATAAAAAATTATTTAAAACAAGCCCAAATGAGTACTCGATATGAGTATAATTTAGTCTATGAACTTTTCAATCAAGGTATTTACGATATTCACCCTAAACGTTATATAGCTACCTCACCTTTGCATCAACAGAATAGAGATGAATATATTCAAGACATTGAAAATATTTTTGAGAACATAGCAAAACTAAGCGGGTATGGAACCAAAAATCCTTTTCAGACAAAGAATACTCCAGCCTCAAAGGGTGTAGGCGGTTATGTAGCCTATGGGATTGGATATTCCAACAGGATATTTGTAGACGAAAAAGGTATCGACCAAAGTGAGTTATTTAATCGATTGATTACAGGTTCGCTTTACTTAGATAAAATTTTTAACGAACATCTAGATGAAAGAATTTTTGAAAATGAAAATCTAAGAAGTGCACATGAAAAAGGAATTTTATTAAAGGGTAAAAATTATACAGAATTAGAGCATCATTGGGATATGGCATATGGTTATTTTACTAAAATTCGACCACTCATTACTTTTGAAGGAATTCCTGGGCTAAAAGATATTGATGTTAAAATCCATGATGCTTTTGCAAGAGGAAGACATGAAACTAGTAGATACCAACATGACCTTGCTTTAGCTCAAATGAAAATTGTACGTGCAGAGCTCTCTAAAGCTTTTATTGCAAAAACAATGCAATTACTGATTACACGAAATCTTTATGCTAATATTCAAGAAGATCCAAAACAAGCTTTTAATTTCATTACAAAAGGCTACGGGATGATCTATACCTTACAATTCATTAGAAATGCTGATGGAGAAATTATTTTCAAACCTCAAGAAACTAAAGAATTGATGCAAAAGCTTCTTGGTGAAAATGGATTTTGGGATGAAGAAAGACTTATTGCAGATGAAAAAACGGATGGTTCATTAGCCAATATAGCTCAAATAATAGGAAATAAAGTTAACCTAACAATTCAAGATTTTAAACGATGA
- a CDS encoding carbohydrate binding domain-containing protein: MKKATRIVTLLLIFNAISILGQENLIKNGDFEKIKSNGKPENWYIDWSLYHNLDDNNPHNGQYSLKLYTNGGSIKPYGEVYNKNIAVCSSCEYKLSYWYRGNVKRYGTPVSTLLTTLYFFKDNQQVSKEEKRDEMVTPTSEWKKKEIIFTVPDGVTSLNFFMYLAYIDNGLVWIDDVELVLVKKVKNIELSKPTGIKVRTYQREALITWEKNNDASIKWEIIVDHKPAVVVADNSYLVTGLNPESSHAIKIRTIKGEEKSEYVDLKFITNAMMESKNSSNRIPHLRTIPKDGQLKQRFLELYYNDLANADAKITYSLDGVELKPVNNKITFPENKKYHLSIVVEESPELIWNLEYQIEIK; the protein is encoded by the coding sequence ATGAAAAAAGCCACTAGAATAGTAACCCTATTACTCATTTTCAATGCGATAAGTATTTTGGGGCAAGAGAATTTAATAAAAAATGGGGATTTTGAGAAAATAAAATCTAATGGGAAACCTGAAAATTGGTATATAGACTGGTCTCTTTATCATAACCTAGATGATAATAATCCTCATAACGGGCAATATTCTCTAAAACTTTATACAAACGGAGGTTCTATAAAACCTTACGGAGAAGTCTACAATAAAAATATTGCAGTTTGTTCCTCCTGCGAATATAAACTTTCGTACTGGTACCGGGGCAATGTAAAAAGATATGGAACCCCTGTTTCTACCCTTCTTACGACACTATATTTTTTTAAAGATAACCAACAAGTTTCAAAAGAAGAAAAAAGAGACGAAATGGTCACCCCAACGTCGGAATGGAAAAAGAAGGAAATCATTTTCACTGTACCTGATGGAGTTACATCACTCAATTTTTTTATGTACTTAGCCTATATAGATAATGGACTTGTGTGGATAGATGACGTAGAGTTGGTGCTTGTAAAAAAAGTAAAAAACATTGAATTATCAAAACCAACTGGCATAAAAGTGAGAACCTACCAAAGAGAGGCCTTAATCACGTGGGAAAAAAATAATGATGCTAGCATAAAATGGGAAATTATTGTAGACCATAAACCCGCTGTAGTAGTGGCTGATAATTCTTACCTTGTTACGGGCCTGAATCCAGAATCTTCTCACGCTATAAAAATTCGTACAATAAAGGGAGAAGAGAAATCAGAATACGTTGACCTTAAATTTATAACAAATGCTATGATGGAGAGTAAAAACTCCTCCAATCGTATTCCACATCTAAGAACTATACCTAAAGATGGACAATTAAAACAGCGTTTCTTGGAATTATATTATAATGATTTAGCAAATGCTGACGCTAAAATTACTTATAGCCTAGATGGCGTAGAATTAAAACCTGTTAATAATAAAATCACTTTCCCAGAAAATAAAAAATACCACCTATCCATTGTCGTAGAAGAATCACCAGAACTTATTTGGAACTTAGAATATCAAATAGAAATAAAATAA
- a CDS encoding RagB/SusD family nutrient uptake outer membrane protein has protein sequence MNNRIYIYFICLMFIASCDDYLEVIPESSLNLAVDSEEKIAELLTGAYPEASYFPFLEARTDNVEQRQNGIHNQLNESMFYWEDYDREDLDTPLNYWNACYAGIAQANKALELLATYPKTERVKALYGEAFLLRAYLHFMLVNIWSKPYAPQLAKQSLGIPYVTKPEKNAWVDYDRSTVEDVYQKIEADLKLGISLVNDSYYKNPKFHFNKKAAYAFASRFYLFKGDWEKVISYANYVVGPDPKEFLRKWIDYEKQFLFNRTSLYTAYTAPNESANLLLTTTESRYARYVTNQRYGSTRNTVIRIFDKTGITSCDNAKNLNLQSPYIFSYESNPYQAKFDELSLFGNVGSSNPRGLMVTNVLLTTDETLLNRMEALAMLGRYDEAIDDILAYLKGKFNSEPFCLRENYTTTSVNDYEIYNPFYGMSTQQLALIKNILHLRQKEFYQEGLRWFDLRRYYISLNRKTKNTLYQPLRKDDARKTLQLPQEAIQNGLKPNER, from the coding sequence ATGAACAATAGAATATACATATACTTCATTTGCCTGATGTTTATTGCATCATGTGATGATTATTTAGAAGTTATTCCAGAGTCATCGCTCAATTTAGCAGTAGATAGCGAGGAAAAGATAGCGGAACTACTTACAGGAGCCTATCCAGAGGCAAGTTACTTCCCATTTCTTGAAGCACGAACTGATAATGTGGAACAAAGACAAAATGGAATTCATAATCAACTTAATGAATCAATGTTTTATTGGGAAGATTATGACCGAGAAGATTTAGATACACCACTGAACTACTGGAACGCCTGCTACGCAGGTATAGCTCAAGCAAATAAAGCCTTGGAATTGCTGGCAACTTACCCTAAAACTGAACGTGTAAAGGCACTCTATGGAGAGGCTTTTTTACTGAGAGCGTATCTACATTTTATGCTGGTAAACATTTGGTCTAAACCCTATGCTCCACAGTTGGCGAAACAAAGCTTGGGGATTCCATATGTCACAAAACCTGAAAAAAATGCTTGGGTAGACTATGATCGTTCTACTGTGGAAGACGTCTATCAGAAAATAGAAGCAGACCTCAAATTAGGCATCTCTCTAGTGAATGATTCTTATTACAAAAACCCTAAATTTCATTTTAATAAAAAAGCAGCTTACGCCTTTGCCTCTAGGTTCTATCTTTTTAAAGGAGACTGGGAAAAAGTCATATCATATGCCAACTATGTTGTTGGTCCAGACCCTAAAGAATTCCTTAGAAAATGGATTGATTACGAAAAACAATTTTTATTTAACAGAACAAGCCTTTATACAGCTTACACAGCTCCAAATGAAAGCGCTAATCTCTTGCTTACAACAACGGAATCTCGCTACGCACGCTATGTAACCAATCAAAGGTATGGCTCAACGAGAAATACTGTAATACGAATTTTTGATAAAACAGGAATTACCTCTTGCGATAATGCTAAAAATCTAAATCTACAATCGCCCTATATATTTTCTTATGAATCAAATCCATATCAAGCAAAATTTGATGAACTTTCGCTTTTTGGAAATGTAGGGAGTAGCAACCCAAGAGGATTAATGGTAACCAATGTTCTTTTGACAACGGATGAAACTCTACTCAATAGAATGGAAGCACTGGCAATGCTCGGTAGATATGATGAGGCTATAGATGATATTTTGGCTTACCTTAAAGGGAAATTTAATTCAGAACCTTTTTGTTTAAGAGAAAATTATACAACTACCAGTGTAAATGATTATGAAATTTATAATCCTTTCTATGGAATGAGTACTCAGCAATTAGCTCTTATAAAAAACATCCTTCATCTTAGGCAAAAAGAATTCTACCAAGAAGGCTTGCGATGGTTTGACCTCCGAAGATATTATATTTCTTTAAATAGGAAAACAAAAAACACGCTTTATCAGCCACTTAGAAAGGATGATGCAAGAAAGACGCTTCAGCTTCCTCAAGAAGCTATACAAAATGGATTAAAACCTAACGAAAGATAG